The Anas acuta chromosome Z, bAnaAcu1.1, whole genome shotgun sequence DNA window ATGTCCTAGAAGATGTTCTCTTTCAAAGGGAGAAAGGAACAACATTTACAACTAATCATCTGAATGGTACCACCCTCTCAGCTGgccatttaaatgttttgtctgGAGCCAGTAAGGAAATCAGAGAACCATAGAAcagctcgggttggaagggaccttaaaggtcatctagttccaaccctccccccccacccaaTGGAGGAgtagggacacctcccactagatcaggttgcccagggcctcatccaacctggtcttgaacactttgAGGGATGGGACAACCACAGTTTCTCTAAGCAACCGGGTCCACCGCCTCACCACTtacagagtgaagaatttcctcctaacatctaatctaaatctaccatcttttaatttaaagccattctccctcgtcctgtcattgtctgccCAAGCAAagagttgttctccatcttttttataagcccccttcagctattgaaaagctgcaatgaggtctccccggagccttctcttcttcaggctgaacatccccaggtctctcagcctgtcttcataggagaggtgctccagccctctgatcatcttcgtggccctcctctggacccaaAATTTCATGTGCAAAGGTATACCATAAGCAAGTTCACAATTCACCCATTTGAATGCACACTTACTCttcttaaaagaagaaacaaaaacaaacaaaacaggaaagcagGTCTTTTATGTTTTAACTAAGCAGAAATGTATCCCAGAATAGCTGAGAGAAAGCCTCCTGCTCATAAACCAAGTCTTTCGGTCATCAACGACATCAATTCCTTTGTGGCtgagaagaaatgagaattaAATAGTCTTCGTGCCCCTAGATCAAGAGtggaaaaaagttaaaacatcttaaaataaaccaaatacaCTGCAGAAACTTAATGTTTAAATGACTGAAACATTACACTGAACTGGAACACCCAGCTCAAAATCCATTCAACTTCACAAGAGCAGGTTTTCAATGAGTCCTTCATTTTAAACAATGTTAAAAGgtttaattacagttttaaaattctcACCTTTACTGTAGCTGACACAGAAGAGACATTTCCATACTGGACATGCTTGCGGAGGTGATTACAGATGGCTCGAAGCGTTGGATGGACTTCCACACAGAATTTACATTTGTAGCCAACCACTTTCCGCTCCTTAAGTTTTGAAACATCTTCCAAGTGCCCAAAAGCCTATGAGTACACAAGCATAAATCAATTCGTATGCTAAATTGGGCTTTGATATCtcatttttagaaatgcagGCCAGATTTTGCAGCTGAAGGGAAATTATGTTTGATATGCACATGTCCTGTTTTGCAGGACTGTAAGACCAATTTTTGTTGATGTCCATCACTGCCTCTAGAACAAGTGGGCAAGACATCTGTGCAGGAGAAACCTTCAAGTCTTGCATAACAGTGGTTCTCCAGAAGACTATTCAATCTGGCCTGAAACTGCTCTTTCACGACCCCATCACATCCCCAACAGCTGTCAGGGGCTTTTCTGCAGCAACTATATTCCAAATCAAAGCAGAATGAAGGGAGTGAGCgagcaggaaaaagaacacAATTTGGTCTTCCAGTTATGGTGCACTAGTCCAAAGCTTCAGTCATCAGATAGATTCATGTCATGTTAATATTGAGCACTTTATCAGTGAACACACTGGAAGAGACGAGCTTAAGAAGTAAACTGATGCATTACTCAGAGGTACTCTTAAAAAGGAGATTGGACATTTTGTGAAGAGTATGCAACAAAGTACATGGCAGCCTTGCAACACAAGAACTAGAAACTGTCAGATACAGATGGCCTTCCAGAAgggtgggaggaagggaaggagataCAGAAAATAGCAGTAGGAAAGGATAGGGCTTCCTACGGAACCTAGGGAGGGGTGGAGGATGAAGGAAAGGATGAGGAAATTAAAGCAGAATGTATAATTGACTTATGGAGCTCACTGACACACTGAGTCATTCATTAGCCTGTGGTCATTTGGCTGTCAAAGAGAACATGCAAGTGGGCATTAGTAATAGGCAGCCTCTTGGGGTGCAGAAGggtagtgtttttgtttctttcccctggcagggcagggagaagagggaaagagacCAGACACACAGATCCTTACCCTCTCTTGTTTGAAATCTGCAAAAGCACCATCTGCAtatttctgcttgctcagaagctgcttcctcctctcctgACGTTTGGCACGCTTCTGGAATTCCTCGTTGTGACCATTCAAGTGTGCAGTCAGCTCTGCCGTGCTATGCAATTTCATATCACAGTGCTTGCACTGGTAGACAGCATTCTGAGAACGGGTGCCACTTCCCAGTATGGTAAAGTCTCTCTTCAAATCCTTGCTGTGGTGGTCAGTGTAATGcatgcacagcagctctgctgtgctgaaggACAGCTTGAAACATTTTATGCACCTGAAGGGAAGCCACTCAATTTCCTGAGCCTCACTCTCCACCTCAGGCTTCTCaaattcatttctctcttcagttGGAGTTGGCTTTTCATGCTCATCGGCATATACGGCAGTGAAGTAACCCCCTAGCTTGCTTGCATGCTGCTTCTTCGGGAAAACACCAGGGTGACGCTTCATGTAGTGGGACACAATACCCTTTTTGCTGAAGGACTGGAAGGAACAAAGCGAGCATTTCTTCTTCTCTACAGCCCTTCTCAGCTCCTCACTCAACTGAGGAGTGTCATCTTTGGGAGGAGATGGAATGATCACTTTATTGGGTTTGTCGCTTACTGTCCTGGAGGCTGCTAAGCAGTGAGTGTAGTAAGCATCAATGTCATGTCTTTTCTGGTAGTGTGCCGCAAGCCCTTTGCGGATAGGGTTGGTGTAAGAACATAAAGCACATTTGAAGAGGTTGTTCTTACCCTCTGGCTGTGCCCGTACATTGTTATGTTTGATGCGGTAGTGCCTCGCTATCCCCTTCCGGGTagagcagaaatatttgcagAGCTGACACCGGAAAACTGTGTGAGACACTAAATGAGAACTGGAGAAATGAGGTGCTGCAACAGAGATTTCTCCAACATCCTCAGCAGCAATTTCTGGAGAGGCCTTGATTTCAGTCACCATGTCTGGCTCCAGTGAGGCAGACACCTTTGGTGGTGACTGGGCAAAAACATCAAATTCAGGTTGATTGTGGTATTTCTCATAGTGAATTTTGAGCTTCTCCAGTGTACCATGGGTATAAGGGCACAGCTTGCACCTGTAAGCACCATAGCCTTGCTTGAAAATCCTGCTTGTCTCTTCCACATCATTCTGAGCAATATCATTTGACTGCTCCACATCATGCACAAAGTCTTCAGCAGTGACCTTTATTGATGGGTGCCGCTTCTGGTAGTGTGTGAGAACGCCATGAATGCGTGTGTTAATGTACGGGCAATGTCTACACTTATATACAGCCCCTGGGTTAATGTCTATATCCTGAGCAAAATCTGCAGCTTTCACTTTCATGCCAGGATGCTTTTTGCCATAATGTGTCAGAAGGCCATGCAAGTTGTTGTATTCAGACTGGCAAACTGTACACTGATATGGAGTAGAGGAGATGGCAGGGTTTGCAGAAGACAGCTGCACCGTTTTCTCCTGGGAAAGACTGGGATCCTCTGCACACTCTGTATCCTGGTCCATCTGTGACGTTGTTATCTGGTCTTCAGAATCCATCCTGATCCCAGATTCATCAGGCTGTGTGCCAGACTTCTCAGCAGCATCTTTCTCCTTAATGATATCTAACAGCACAGATTCATCCCCATTCATGGCCCAAGGGTGAAAAGCTTGGTAGTGATTAGTAATATCCCAAATGGAAGATGCTTCAAAAATGCAATCTCTGCATTTATAGGACTTTGCCTCTGTTGGCATCAcaagggcaggaggggaaggatcaGGACCTGCCCAGAGTTTAGTTGCCATGTAAGTATAATCAACGTAATGCTCAGGATGCCTCCTTTGGTAATGCACAAGCAAACCACTTGGCTCTGTGTGTGAATAAATGCACCATTCACAGTGATAACCAGCCTCTATCAagccatccaaaaatgcccatCTGAGAATGGATGTGACTGTAGCTTTCAGTGTTGGGTGATCTTTCTTGATATGCTTCCTCAATGCATAGAAGTAAGGTGAAGTATAGCTACACTGCCTGCACTTGAGGGCTCTCAGCTTTGACTTGTCCCGTTCAGTGCTAGAGGTGTGAGCAGGCACGTTGCCAGTCGACTTCTTCTGGCTGCGATCACAAAGGCTTCTAATGGTGGCTGTATGCTGTCTAATCACATCTGCATTAGCTTTGAAGTCGCGATGCTTCTTTTGATAATGAATGAGCACACCTTTCACGGTCCTGTTTCCATAATCACAGTGCtggcagaaaaacatttcattctCAGGAGGATTCACAGAGGTCTCGGAACCACCTCGGCTCAACTGCTGCATTGACACTGGTGGCCTCTGAATACCAGGTGGCAGCTCACCAGCCCTCATCATTGCTGCAGTGGGAGGTGCCTGTCTGATATATTTGGCCGTGACCTTTATCTCTGGGTGCCTCTTCTGGTAGTGGACAAGCACTCCAACAACTGAGCGGTTGCTGTATGAACAGTGTTTGCAGTAGTAGAGTTCAGTAGCAAGgtctgggggtggtggtgggggaggTGGAGGCTGAGAAGCCAAGTTGGACAGTTTTGGGGAGACAGGTGTCCCCATCTCAAAAGACATCTGAGCCAGGGCAGAGCCCCTATCAACAGAGACGACACGCATGGTCTTCTGAATTCTGAAATATGATGCTTTTTCTTCGGGGTGCTTTTTCTGGTAATGAACCAAAACTGAATGCATGTTAGGGCTTGCAAATGAACACACGTCACAGTCATAAACAACCACAGTATTGACGGAAGGATCCTTCTGATTTTCACATTCAGGGCTAAAACTCTTGGCGGCACTTTTGTTAAAGCCAGCTGGCACACCAGCCCCGCGAGCCACGGGGGTGGAGGTTGCCATAGTTTTTGGAGCAGAATTCAAGATCTCTCTCAGTGTCTGAGACTCTGTGTTCAGCCCTTCTTGCTGCTCAACAACATAGCTTGAAAATATCATTGCATTGTTAATTTTCACGGTGGGATGCATTCTTTGGTAATGTGGCATTAGACTTCTAACATTCGGGCTTGTGTAAGAGCAGAAGCGACAGCGGTAGATCAGATCAGAATGATCAAAGTTCAGTACATTCATAGCTTCAGGGTGATGCTCTCCATAATGCTGCTGCAGGTCTTCAAAGTTTGTATAGTCAATATAGCACTCAAGACACCGGTATACTGCACTGTGATCATTGGGATCCAGGATATATCTAAAGCTGAATTTAATATAGGGGTGCATTCGCTGGTAGTGGGTGCTAACGCTCCGGGCAGATTTGTTGCTGAAATCACAGTGTTTACAATAGTAAAGCCTGCCAGAGTCATTaaactctgcattttcattGTTCTGATCAGTACCATACATGTTTGGCTGGCCCCCCAGAACAGAGGCATTAGGGCTCTGATGTTCTTTCATGCTGACAGAAGAATAATAGTCTTCCTCATCTTCTGATAAAGTGAGCTCAATCTCTGCTCCATTGGCAGAATTGTAATCATGCTGCAAGCTTCTGAAGTTTGCCTCCTTCTGGGAATCATTAGCCTCTCTTCCCCACATTTGCTGTGGTGCATAAGAACTGGAAACATCTATCATTGGTTCTGTTTGCTCTTCTTCTCTGTCTAACTCAACTTCTATCTCCACCTCAttgtcttcctcctcttcctcatcatcCTCTACATTAATCACAGCATcttcttgctgtttgttttggttgatTTTGCTCTGCAGGTTGCTCGCTATTTCGTCAATCCTAGTTCTCTTTTTCACTGGTGAGAGATCTAAAGGGAAATCATTTGACACCTTCCGAGGGGCCTTTGCaacaaagttatttttagaTGACAGCCCAAGGATCGAGGTCTGGCTCTTCTTCACTGTGCTGGCAGAGGTGTGAGCATCTGCCTCGCTCTCTTGTGGTGTGTTGGATGGTGGTCCATCATATTTCGGCAGGTTGTCACAGAATGAGTGCTTGTGCTGCTGATGAACTCTGAGGCCTTTCAAAGTTGTGGTGGAATAGTTGCACATTGTGCACTTATATGGATGCTGTGAATGGGGCTGGGGTgattgctgctgttgttgttgttgctgctgctgctgctgctgctgcactggcTCCATCATCCCAGCTGACTTCCTGCCATTTATATTTCCACTCTCATAAGACACAGCACTGTCGTTCAAAGAAGAGGCGATGCTTTCAGTCTGAGAGTTCACAGTGTCCCAGTCTGATGTTGTACCTGTATGACATTGCTTGTGGGCGCCAAGCTTTAATGAACTCTTGCAAGTGAAAGGGCATTCGTCACACTTGTACACAGCCGTCTTTCCAGACAGGTGGATGTTCTCAATGTGACGGGAAATGCTTCGGCGGTGCATAGTCaggaaaggacaaaaaggaCACTGGAACCTGTTCATATATCTTCTAAAGGGGATCCCCTTTGTTTCCAGGAGCTTGTTGCCATCAGATCCcatcagctgctctgcagacatTCCTGTGGTCTGGTGATCCATGGAGTTCAAGCCATTCTCGCTGTCCATTTCATTTAGCTCTTCATCTGAGCTGGAGTCATTTAGCATACTGTTTGTTTCCAGGTCAGCAGAAGAATTTGTCATATCAGCAATTCCATAGCGGGATCTGTCAGACAAATTAACCATGCCCGAGTTGTGAGGTGACTTAGGCTTCATTTGAGGATAAGACACGGAAGAAAACTTGGAAGATGTAGAAGAGTTGGGCCTGATAAGGGAATTGCCCATAGAGCTTCTAAAGTTTGAGACATTAGCGTTTGACATCTCACGTCCTGTCGTATTCATGGACATATAGTTAGAGTTTGGGGAGGCATTCTGGGCACTCTTGTTCTGTACATCAGTTGCACTGGTTCCTTCTTGTTGCTGCCTCAGGCTTGACAGTATTTTTACCATACTGCGGTGCTTTTTCATCATGTGGTCACACCAGCGTTCCCTTCGA harbors:
- the ZNF462 gene encoding zinc finger protein 462 isoform X4 gives rise to the protein MEVLQCDGCDFRAPSYEDLKAHIQDVHTAFLQPTDVSEESPSQPRSGSMNASNQTEVEFSSVKDEFTIADEIAVQEPCKELPAEVVERSILESMVKPLTKSRGNFCCEWCSYQTPRRERWCDHMMKKHRSMVKILSSLRQQQEGTSATDVQNKSAQNASPNSNYMSMNTTGREMSNANVSNFRSSMGNSLIRPNSSTSSKFSSVSYPQMKPKSPHNSGMVNLSDRSRYGIADMTNSSADLETNSMLNDSSSDEELNEMDSENGLNSMDHQTTGMSAEQLMGSDGNKLLETKGIPFRRYMNRFQCPFCPFLTMHRRSISRHIENIHLSGKTAVYKCDECPFTCKSSLKLGAHKQCHTGTTSDWDTVNSQTESIASSLNDSAVSYESGNINGRKSAGMMEPVQQQQQQQQQQQQQQSPQPHSQHPYKCTMCNYSTTTLKGLRVHQQHKHSFCDNLPKYDGPPSNTPQESEADAHTSASTVKKSQTSILGLSSKNNFVAKAPRKVSNDFPLDLSPVKKRTRIDEIASNLQSKINQNKQQEDAVINVEDDEEEEEDNEVEIEVELDREEEQTEPMIDVSSSYAPQQMWGREANDSQKEANFRSLQHDYNSANGAEIELTLSEDEEDYYSSVSMKEHQSPNASVLGGQPNMYGTDQNNENAEFNDSGRLYYCKHCDFSNKSARSVSTHYQRMHPYIKFSFRYILDPNDHSAVYRCLECYIDYTNFEDLQQHYGEHHPEAMNVLNFDHSDLIYRCRFCSYTSPNVRSLMPHYQRMHPTVKINNAMIFSSYVVEQQEGLNTESQTLREILNSAPKTMATSTPVARGAGVPAGFNKSAAKSFSPECENQKDPSVNTVVVYDCDVCSFASPNMHSVLVHYQKKHPEEKASYFRIQKTMRVVSVDRGSALAQMSFEMGTPVSPKLSNLASQPPPPPPPPPDLATELYYCKHCSYSNRSVVGVLVHYQKRHPEIKVTAKYIRQAPPTAAMMRAGELPPGIQRPPVSMQQLSRGGSETSVNPPENEMFFCQHCDYGNRTVKGVLIHYQKKHRDFKANADVIRQHTATIRSLCDRSQKKSTGNVPAHTSSTERDKSKLRALKCRQCSYTSPYFYALRKHIKKDHPTLKATVTSILRWAFLDGLIEAGYHCEWCIYSHTEPSGLLVHYQRRHPEHYVDYTYMATKLWAGPDPSPPALVMPTEAKSYKCRDCIFEASSIWDITNHYQAFHPWAMNGDESVLLDIIKEKDAAEKSGTQPDESGIRMDSEDQITTSQMDQDTECAEDPSLSQEKTVQLSSANPAISSTPYQCTVCQSEYNNLHGLLTHYGKKHPGMKVKAADFAQDIDINPGAVYKCRHCPYINTRIHGVLTHYQKRHPSIKVTAEDFVHDVEQSNDIAQNDVEETSRIFKQGYGAYRCKLCPYTHGTLEKLKIHYEKYHNQPEFDVFAQSPPKVSASLEPDMVTEIKASPEIAAEDVGEISVAAPHFSSSHLVSHTVFRCQLCKYFCSTRKGIARHYRIKHNNVRAQPEGKNNLFKCALCSYTNPIRKGLAAHYQKRHDIDAYYTHCLAASRTVSDKPNKVIIPSPPKDDTPQLSEELRRAVEKKKCSLCSFQSFSKKGIVSHYMKRHPGVFPKKQHASKLGGYFTAVYADEHEKPTPTEERNEFEKPEVESEAQEIEWLPFRCIKCFKLSFSTAELLCMHYTDHHSKDLKRDFTILGSGTRSQNAVYQCKHCDMKLHSTAELTAHLNGHNEEFQKRAKRQERRKQLLSKQKYADGAFADFKQERAFGHLEDVSKLKERKVVGYKCKFCVEVHPTLRAICNHLRKHVQYGNVSSVSATVKGLRSHERSHLALAMFTREDKYSCQYCSFVSAFRHNLDRHMQTHHGHHKPFRCKLCPFKSSYNSRLKTHILKAHAGEHAYKCSSCSFSTMTISQLKEHSLKVHGKALTLPRPRIVNLAASHAHHTSKNHTPAEEVEDSNDSSYSEPPDVQQQLNHYQSAALARNNNNVSPIPLSGSAAGMEKTEAILNCEFCEFSSGYIQSIRRHYRDKHGGKKLFKCKDCSFYTGFKSAFTMHVEAGHSAVPEEGPKDLRCPLCLYHTKYKRNMIDHIVLHREERVVPIEVCRSKLSKYLQGVVFRCDKCTFTCSSDESLQQHIEKHNELKPYKCQLCYYETKHTEELDAHLRDEHKVSRNFELVGRVNLDQLEQMKGKTESSSSDEEEKEEELSPKTEERDPMMFSDTGPPEKRFPCEFCGRSFTEGSEWERHVLRHGMALNESKHGTSEDSQTKEDVEETVSTLPEEKESIEKMVLDYSHNSETVVSVVAADKPLQENPEAKNE
- the ZNF462 gene encoding zinc finger protein 462 isoform X1; translated protein: MEVLQCDGCDFRAPSYEDLKAHIQDVHTAFLQPTDVSEESPSQPRSGSMNASNQTEVEFSSVKDEFTIADEIAGQNATSQMGTGSYYSQSQTFYGQHMAPNPKPTNKFFQCKFCVRYFRSKNLLIEHTRKVHGTQAGGSSVGPPTASSLNYNIMMHEGFGKVFSCQFCTYKSPRRARIIKHQKMYHKNNLKESSTPPTAATAISESTSASVPVQEPCKELPAEVVERSILESMVKPLTKSRGNFCCEWCSYQTPRRERWCDHMMKKHRSMVKILSSLRQQQEGTSATDVQNKSAQNASPNSNYMSMNTTGREMSNANVSNFRSSMGNSLIRPNSSTSSKFSSVSYPQMKPKSPHNSGMVNLSDRSRYGIADMTNSSADLETNSMLNDSSSDEELNEMDSENGLNSMDHQTTGMSAEQLMGSDGNKLLETKGIPFRRYMNRFQCPFCPFLTMHRRSISRHIENIHLSGKTAVYKCDECPFTCKSSLKLGAHKQCHTGTTSDWDTVNSQTESIASSLNDSAVSYESGNINGRKSAGMMEPVQQQQQQQQQQQQQQSPQPHSQHPYKCTMCNYSTTTLKGLRVHQQHKHSFCDNLPKYDGPPSNTPQESEADAHTSASTVKKSQTSILGLSSKNNFVAKAPRKVSNDFPLDLSPVKKRTRIDEIASNLQSKINQNKQQEDAVINVEDDEEEEEDNEVEIEVELDREEEQTEPMIDVSSSYAPQQMWGREANDSQKEANFRSLQHDYNSANGAEIELTLSEDEEDYYSSVSMKEHQSPNASVLGGQPNMYGTDQNNENAEFNDSGRLYYCKHCDFSNKSARSVSTHYQRMHPYIKFSFRYILDPNDHSAVYRCLECYIDYTNFEDLQQHYGEHHPEAMNVLNFDHSDLIYRCRFCSYTSPNVRSLMPHYQRMHPTVKINNAMIFSSYVVEQQEGLNTESQTLREILNSAPKTMATSTPVARGAGVPAGFNKSAAKSFSPECENQKDPSVNTVVVYDCDVCSFASPNMHSVLVHYQKKHPEEKASYFRIQKTMRVVSVDRGSALAQMSFEMGTPVSPKLSNLASQPPPPPPPPPDLATELYYCKHCSYSNRSVVGVLVHYQKRHPEIKVTAKYIRQAPPTAAMMRAGELPPGIQRPPVSMQQLSRGGSETSVNPPENEMFFCQHCDYGNRTVKGVLIHYQKKHRDFKANADVIRQHTATIRSLCDRSQKKSTGNVPAHTSSTERDKSKLRALKCRQCSYTSPYFYALRKHIKKDHPTLKATVTSILRWAFLDGLIEAGYHCEWCIYSHTEPSGLLVHYQRRHPEHYVDYTYMATKLWAGPDPSPPALVMPTEAKSYKCRDCIFEASSIWDITNHYQAFHPWAMNGDESVLLDIIKEKDAAEKSGTQPDESGIRMDSEDQITTSQMDQDTECAEDPSLSQEKTVQLSSANPAISSTPYQCTVCQSEYNNLHGLLTHYGKKHPGMKVKAADFAQDIDINPGAVYKCRHCPYINTRIHGVLTHYQKRHPSIKVTAEDFVHDVEQSNDIAQNDVEETSRIFKQGYGAYRCKLCPYTHGTLEKLKIHYEKYHNQPEFDVFAQSPPKVSASLEPDMVTEIKASPEIAAEDVGEISVAAPHFSSSHLVSHTVFRCQLCKYFCSTRKGIARHYRIKHNNVRAQPEGKNNLFKCALCSYTNPIRKGLAAHYQKRHDIDAYYTHCLAASRTVSDKPNKVIIPSPPKDDTPQLSEELRRAVEKKKCSLCSFQSFSKKGIVSHYMKRHPGVFPKKQHASKLGGYFTAVYADEHEKPTPTEERNEFEKPEVESEAQEIEWLPFRCIKCFKLSFSTAELLCMHYTDHHSKDLKRDFTILGSGTRSQNAVYQCKHCDMKLHSTAELTAHLNGHNEEFQKRAKRQERRKQLLSKQKYADGAFADFKQERAFGHLEDVSKLKERKVVGYKCKFCVEVHPTLRAICNHLRKHVQYGNVSSVSATVKQEAEDSSNTTLEGCEGAKDPGIVEFTEAESGASLEDETRPGGYHCSQCDRVLMSMQGLRSHERSHLALAMFTREDKYSCQYCSFVSAFRHNLDRHMQTHHGHHKPFRCKLCPFKSSYNSRLKTHILKAHAGEHAYKCSSCSFSTMTISQLKEHSLKVHGKALTLPRPRIVNLAASHAHHTSKNHTPAEEVEDSNDSSYSEPPDVQQQLNHYQSAALARNNNNVSPIPLSGSAAGMEKTEAILNCEFCEFSSGYIQSIRRHYRDKHGGKKLFKCKDCSFYTGFKSAFTMHVEAGHSAVPEEGPKDLRCPLCLYHTKYKRNMIDHIVLHREERVVPIEVCRSKLSKYLQGVVFRCDKCTFTCSSDESLQQHIEKHNELKPYKCQLCYYETKHTEELDAHLRDEHKVSRNFELVGRVNLDQLEQMKGKTESSSSDEEEKEEELSPKTEERDPMMFSDTGPPEKRFPCEFCGRSFTEGSEWERHVLRHGMALNESKHGTSEDSQTKEDVEETVSTLPEEKESIEKMVLDYSHNSETVVSVVAADKPLQENPEAKNE
- the ZNF462 gene encoding zinc finger protein 462 isoform X2; protein product: MEVLQCDGCDFRAPSYEDLKAHIQDVHTAFLQPTDVSEESPSQPRSGSMNASNQTEVEFSSVKDEFTIADEIAGQNATSQMGTGSYYSQSQTFYGQHMAPNPKPTNKFFQCKFCVRYFRSKNLLIEHTRKVHGTQAGGSSVGPPTASSLNYNIMMHEGFGKVFSCQFCTYKSPRRARIIKHQKMYHKNNLKESSTPPTAATAISESTSASVPVQEPCKELPAEVVERSILESMVKPLTKSRGNFCCEWCSYQTPRRERWCDHMMKKHRSMVKILSSLRQQQEGTSATDVQNKSAQNASPNSNYMSMNTTGREMSNANVSNFRSSMGNSLIRPNSSTSSKFSSVSYPQMKPKSPHNSGMVNLSDRSRYGIADMTNSSADLETNSMLNDSSSDEELNEMDSENGLNSMDHQTTGMSAEQLMGSDGNKLLETKGIPFRRYMNRFQCPFCPFLTMHRRSISRHIENIHLSGKTAVYKCDECPFTCKSSLKLGAHKQCHTGTTSDWDTVNSQTESIASSLNDSAVSYESGNINGRKSAGMMEPVQQQQQQQQQQQQQQSPQPHSQHPYKCTMCNYSTTTLKGLRVHQQHKHSFCDNLPKYDGPPSNTPQESEADAHTSASTVKKSQTSILGLSSKNNFVAKAPRKVSNDFPLDLSPVKKRTRIDEIASNLQSKINQNKQQEDAVINVEDDEEEEEDNEVEIEVELDREEEQTEPMIDVSSSYAPQQMWGREANDSQKEANFRSLQHDYNSANGAEIELTLSEDEEDYYSSVSMKEHQSPNASVLGGQPNMYGTDQNNENAEFNDSGRLYYCKHCDFSNKSARSVSTHYQRMHPYIKFSFRYILDPNDHSAVYRCLECYIDYTNFEDLQQHYGEHHPEAMNVLNFDHSDLIYRCRFCSYTSPNVRSLMPHYQRMHPTVKINNAMIFSSYVVEQQEGLNTESQTLREILNSAPKTMATSTPVARGAGVPAGFNKSAAKSFSPECENQKDPSVNTVVVYDCDVCSFASPNMHSVLVHYQKKHPEEKASYFRIQKTMRVVSVDRGSALAQMSFEMGTPVSPKLSNLASQPPPPPPPPPDLATELYYCKHCSYSNRSVVGVLVHYQKRHPEIKVTAKYIRQAPPTAAMMRAGELPPGIQRPPVSMQQLSRGGSETSVNPPENEMFFCQHCDYGNRTVKGVLIHYQKKHRDFKANADVIRQHTATIRSLCDRSQKKSTGNVPAHTSSTERDKSKLRALKCRQCSYTSPYFYALRKHIKKDHPTLKATVTSILRWAFLDGLIEAGYHCEWCIYSHTEPSGLLVHYQRRHPEHYVDYTYMATKLWAGPDPSPPALVMPTEAKSYKCRDCIFEASSIWDITNHYQAFHPWAMNGDESVLLDIIKEKDAAEKSGTQPDESGIRMDSEDQITTSQMDQDTECAEDPSLSQEKTVQLSSANPAISSTPYQCTVCQSEYNNLHGLLTHYGKKHPGMKVKAADFAQDIDINPGAVYKCRHCPYINTRIHGVLTHYQKRHPSIKVTAEDFVHDVEQSNDIAQNDVEETSRIFKQGYGAYRCKLCPYTHGTLEKLKIHYEKYHNQPEFDVFAQSPPKVSASLEPDMVTEIKASPEIAAEDVGEISVAAPHFSSSHLVSHTVFRCQLCKYFCSTRKGIARHYRIKHNNVRAQPEGKNNLFKCALCSYTNPIRKGLAAHYQKRHDIDAYYTHCLAASRTVSDKPNKVIIPSPPKDDTPQLSEELRRAVEKKKCSLCSFQSFSKKGIVSHYMKRHPGVFPKKQHASKLGGYFTAVYADEHEKPTPTEERNEFEKPEVESEAQEIEWLPFRCIKCFKLSFSTAELLCMHYTDHHSKDLKRDFTILGSGTRSQNAVYQCKHCDMKLHSTAELTAHLNGHNEEFQKRAKRQERRKQLLSKQKYADGAFADFKQERAFGHLEDVSKLKERKVVGYKCKFCVEVHPTLRAICNHLRKHVQYGNVSSVSATVKGLRSHERSHLALAMFTREDKYSCQYCSFVSAFRHNLDRHMQTHHGHHKPFRCKLCPFKSSYNSRLKTHILKAHAGEHAYKCSSCSFSTMTISQLKEHSLKVHGKALTLPRPRIVNLAASHAHHTSKNHTPAEEVEDSNDSSYSEPPDVQQQLNHYQSAALARNNNNVSPIPLSGSAAGMEKTEAILNCEFCEFSSGYIQSIRRHYRDKHGGKKLFKCKDCSFYTGFKSAFTMHVEAGHSAVPEEGPKDLRCPLCLYHTKYKRNMIDHIVLHREERVVPIEVCRSKLSKYLQGVVFRCDKCTFTCSSDESLQQHIEKHNELKPYKCQLCYYETKHTEELDAHLRDEHKVSRNFELVGRVNLDQLEQMKGKTESSSSDEEEKEEELSPKTEERDPMMFSDTGPPEKRFPCEFCGRSFTEGSEWERHVLRHGMALNESKHGTSEDSQTKEDVEETVSTLPEEKESIEKMVLDYSHNSETVVSVVAADKPLQENPEAKNE